The genomic stretch AAATGAAGTATAACCAACTATTAAGCTGCTCCTGTTTTGAGATTAAACCAACAATGTGGAGATCCCGCGCAGAAACTTTTTTTTGTCTATTAAATATCAAACCACGCTAGCTGCGATTTTTCTGTTAAAAAGATCACAATTTATTAAAAAAAGTCTGAAAAACAAAATTGCTCGTCCAAAAGTTCGATCGAAGTGCTGAGGGTTAGACAAAATCGGCAACCGGTTACTCTGGAGCATAGATTTTGTTTGCACTGTGTCACAAGTTAATGGATAGCTAAAAATTAAGAATTATTACAAAAATGCGCTTATTTACGCCGACATTGTATAAGTCCCTTTCTGGATTGGCTATCCGGTACATCATCCCATAAGTAAAGCCGATCGATTTTATGAAACGCTTGCTGTGCCGTACAATCATTACCAACACCCTACGCTCCATCGCCCCATACCCTATGGCCGAAAAAACGGAGACAGGGGGACGGGAAGAGCGGCAAAGACAGTTAGCTCTATAAATGTAACTTTGCTTTACAAGTAATGAAATTTAACATTCAGTCATAAAAAATCTACTTATAGCTTTTATATTTTATCACTTGTCGTTGCCTTAAAAACTTATATTTTATTGAAAAAATTGTTCGATAAACTGGTTTTTTCAAATTAGCAACATAACAATTTATTTTTCTTAAGAAATACCATAATACAAGCAGGGAGACATTTTTTACTTTTAGTAAGTAAGGAAACAAAAAGTATGTTCTTTGTGTTGGCTAGAGAAAGCGATAGGATGCAATTAGAAAGAAAATCGAGCATTGCAAAAGGCTCCCTCTGCTAAACAGCAGCAACAATTGAAGAGATTTATTACGGGAGATAAATAAATGTTGCAAACAGAACTATATTCACAAGAACAATCGCAGCTGGAAAGAGAAAAATCTTTAGTGCTGACTTTTGAAGAAATTCGCCTCAGCGACGTTCCTTTGGTCGGCGGCAAAAATGCTTCTTTAGGGGAAATGATCCAACAACTATCTTCTAAAGGAGTGCAAGTTCCGACTGGATTTGCCACGACAGCTTATGCTTATCGGTACTTCATCGAACAAGCGGGTTTAGAGAAAACGCTGCGCCAGCTATTTTCTGACCTAAATGTGGATGATGTGAAGAACTTGCGGATGAGGGGTAAGCAAGCTCGTGCCTTGATTCTGAACACACCTTTTCCGGAAGATTTAGAAGAAGCGATCGCTGAGGCATATAAAAAGTTATGCGCTCGGTACGGTACTGGAGAATCTTGCCAAGAACTTGACCCCAACGATCAAGAAGCCTGCGAAAAATACAGTCTCGATCTCGATGTTGCCGTTCGTTCCAGCGCCACAGCAGAAGATTTGCCCGACGCCAGTTTTGCCGGTCAACAAGAAACCTACCTGAACGTCTACGGTGTAGAAGCAGTGCTGGAAGCTTGCCATAAATGCTTCGCCTCCATCTTTACCGATCGCGCCATCTCCTATCGCACCATCAAAGGCTTCGATCACTTTGAAGTCGCCCTTTCCGTCGGCGTGCAAAAAATGGTACGTTCCGACTTAGCTTCTTCCGGTGTTATGTTCTCGATCGACACAGAAACCGGCTTCAAGAACGCCGCCTTAGTTACCGCCGCTTACGGTTTGGGTGAAAACGTAGTCCAAGGCGCAGTTAACCCCGACGAATACTTCGTCTTCAAACCCACTCTCAAACAAGGTTACCGCCCCATCCTGGAAAAACGCCTCGGCAGTAAAGAAATCAAAATGATTTATGACGTTGGCGGTGGCAAACAAACCAAAAACGTATCCGTACCAGAATCAGAACGGGGTAAATACGCCCTCAACGACGAGGAAATTCTCATCTTAGCCAAATGGGCTTGCATCATTGAAGATCACTATTCCGAACTGCGGGGTAGCTACAGCCCGATGGACATAGAGTGGGCCAAAGACGGCTTAACCGGCGAACTGTTCATCGTGCAAGCGCGTCCGGAAACGGTGCAATCTCAAAAATCCAGCAGCGTTCTGCGTAACTATCAACTGAAAGGCAAGAGCGAAGTACTGGTAACCGGTCGTGCTGTGGGCGAAATGATCGGTCAAGGCAAAGCCCGCGTCATTCTGGACGTTCACAAAATCGACCAATTCCAAGCCGGTGAAGTGTTGGTAACAAACAAGACCGACCCGGATTGGGAACCGATCATGAAGAAAGCGAGTGCGATCGTCACCAATCAAGGCGGACGTACCTGCCACGCGGCAATTATCGCTCGCGAAATGGGCATTCCGGCAATTGTCGGTTGCAGTAATGCTACAGGTGTTTTGACTAACGGTCAAGAAGTCACCGTCTGCTGCGCGGAAGGGGAAGAAGGACGAGTTTATCAAGGTCTGCTGCCGTTTGAAGTCCAAGAAACCCAACTGGACAACTTACCGCGCACCCGCACCAAGATTTTGATGAATGTGGGCAATCCAGAAGAAGCTTTTGGTTTAGCTTCGATTCCTTGCGATGGTGTAGGATTGGCACGCTTGGAATTTATCATTGCCAATCATATTAAATGCCATCCTTTGGCGCTGATTCATTTCGACAAACTGGAAGATGAATCGGTGAAGCGGGAAATTGGCGAGCTAACTGCACTATATAATAGTAAGCCTGATTTCTTTGTGGATAAGTTGGCGCACGGAATCGGTACGATCGCAGCTGCATTTTATCCCAATCCGGTAGTAGTGCGGATGTCGGATTTCAAGAGCAACGAATACGCCAACTTGTTGGGTGGCAAACAGTTTGAACCGAAAGAAGAAAACCCGATGATCGGTTGGCGCGGTGCTTCTCGCTATTACGATGAAAAATATCGCGATGCGTATGGTTTGGAATGCCAAGCGCTGAAACGAGTACGGGATGAAATGGGTTTGGTTAACGTTATCCCAATGATTCCTTTTTGCCGCACTCCCGATGAAGGTCGCAAGGTGCTGGCGGAAATGGAAAAATATGGCCTCAAGCGCGGCGAAAACGATCTGCAAGTCTACGTGATGTGCGAAATTCCCAATAACGTGATTATGGCGGATCGATTCAGTGAAGTGTTTGACGGCTTTTCGATCGGTTCTAATGACTTGACGCAGCTGACTTTGGGGCTCGATCGCGACTCGGCTTTAGTGGCCCACATTTTCGACGAACGCAACGAAGGTGTGAAGGAAATGGTGCGGTTGGCGATCGAAAAAGCCAAGAAGAATAATCGCAAGATCGGTATCTGCGGTCAAGCACCTTCTGACTATCCCGAATTTGCTCGTTTCTTAGTGGAACTGGGTATTGATTCGATCAGTCTGAATCCCGATTCCGTGATGAAAACTCTGCTAGACATCGCTAAGGTGGAAGGCGTCAGCTGAAGCATCAGTTCGGCGAGTTTAATTTGGGCTATTAGCTGTTAGGAGTGAGTAGTTAGCGGAAACACCGCTAACTACTCATCTTGCTGTTTTTATATTTTTTTGTTTATAACTCGTGACTAATGACAAAAGTTGATTTATGCTTAAATCACTAAGGACTATTTCTACAGATATTAACTTTCAGTGAAAAAAAGCAATCAAAACGGATTTGCGATAAGTCCTGCCATTTAACTTACTTTGAAGAAAAAGTTTATATGTTCCGCAAAATACTGGTAGCAATGGATAACTCTGAAGACAGCAAGCATATTTTTGAAAAAGCTCTATCCTTGGCGAAACTAACCAACGCTCATCTTATGTTACTGCACGTTTTGTCTCCCGAAGATGAAGGTTATCCAAACATGGATTTGCAGCCTAGCTTGAGTTATTATGCAGGCAGGCACGAACAGATCGATAGTTATTTAAAGAGGCTGAAAGAGTTTGAAGAGCGAGGTAGAGAAATATTGCGATCGCGCCTAGCTCAAGCCACTACAGCGGGGGTAAAAGCCGAGTTTTGCCAAAATACGGGCAACCCCAGGTGGAGCATTTGCGACTTGGCTCGGACTTGGGACGCTGACCTGATCGTGATGGGGCATCGCGATCGGATTAGATTGAAAGATATGGGACTGGGCAGCGTCAGCAACTACGTCACCCACAACGCGCATTGCTCGGTATTGATTGTACAAGATAACGGGTAATTTTAGCAGGACGTTACCCACGCCGAAGCCAGAAACCGGGTTTCTGAGTCGATATCTAATTGAGAAAGCAACGATTTTTCTAAGAAACCCGGTTTCTTTAGGTAAATTTAGATTTTAGATTGAAATTCAATTTAAAATCTAAAAATTTCAATTGCTTAAACTGCCCCACTATTTTTTAGGAACACAACGACAATAGTTTTTAAAATGAGCTTCATATCATACATGAGACTCCAGTTTTTTTGATATTTCAAATCCAAACGAATCACATCCTCAAAACTGCGAATTTGAGAGCGCCCGCTCACCTGCCATTCCCCAGTCATCCCCGGTTTGACATCTAAACGCTGCCATTCTGGAACCTCGTACTTTTCCACTTCATCTGGTGTGGGCGGACGAGTGCCAACTAAACTCATTTCGCCTTTTAGCACATTCCAAAATTGAGGTAATTCATCAAAACTTGTGCGCCGTAAAAAGCGGCCAACTTTTGTAATGCGAGGGTCACGATCATTTTTGAATAGTGGGCCGGATATTTGGTTTTTAACGGTTGACTTGAGTGCTTCCGCATTAACGCACATCGAGCGAAATTTCCACATCCGAAAGCGCTTTCCCATCCAACCGCAGCGAATTTGACCGAAGAAAATTGGGCCTGGACTATTGAGCTTAATAGCAACGGCGATGGGAATAAACAAAAGGGCCGTAATTAGCAAACCTACCAGCGCCCCCACAATGTCTATGACACGTTTAAGCCAGGAACGGACAGAAGGATGGGTAACTGGTGGCTGAAATTCTTGGCGACGGGTTACGGTGGGAGGATTGATTTCGCTGATTTCCTCGATCGTAAAGACTTGGTTTAATCCGGTCAGGGACAGCACCGCCATAACTTGAGGTCGCACGTTGCGGAGTACTAATTGAATTCCTTGCTGCTGGGCAGTTTTGAGATTGCTGACAAGGGCACCCAAACCACTACTATCCATAAAAGTGGTTTGGCTGAAATCAATGATAATTTGGCTGGGAAGCGGGCTTCCCTGGCAAAGCTGTTGAAAGTTTTGCTTGAAGGCAACTGCCTCCAGCACGCTTAAACGAGGGGGAGCTTGAATTTGAGGACTCTCTTCCAAGAATTTAACCCGAAAATCTACCGCCGGAATTTAGCCAATTATGGAAACAATATAAAGACATCATATCAAGTGACAATATGATGCTGCTGTTTCCAAAAATACTGCGTTACAGTGACTGACAACATTCATCCAAAATAATTATTCCATACTCTACCAGAAACTAACTTTCTATATATTGACAAATTCTGTTTTTAATGATTGCAGGGATTCGCGATCGAATATCCCCAGTCCCAGTCTCCGATCGAGAGCCCCCCACACAAACAGCCCAACCGTAAGCCAAAATTAAAACTATAACCCCAGTCATCTGGAGAATACGATGAATTTCAATCGTTTGCGTAGAATTATACCAGCATTATTACTGGCTGTGTTGTTGCTGGTCACCTCCACCTCCTGTCGGGCGCAAGATACGTCCCCATATGCCCAAACACAAAAGCAAAGCACTCAAAGAGGGGCTACGCCGGCAGTTGCCAAGAATGCCGAACAAGGTAGCAGCTTTAATAAATTCTTTCCTAAGTCTGCTGACGGCTACCAAGTAGTACCAGCACAGGAAAAGAAAGGATTTGCTGAGTATAAGTTGAATAAAGATGGTAAGAATGTTGCCGTGATGTCTATTAACGATACGGTCAGCACTCCAGACGCTCAGAAGAAATACCAGCAAAGTACCGAAAAAATTGGCGGTTATCCAGCAGCCGAAGCTCCCGGTAACGCTACAGGAGTCCTCGTAAATAATCGCTACCAAGTAAAAGTGGCATCCCGCGATCCATCTTTTACCAAGAACGATCGCGTCACTTGGCTGCAAAAATTTAACTTGAGTGGAATTGCCCAACTCAAGTAAATTTTTGTGCAGTAACTTTTCCGATAACAACCATCAAACAAGGATTTTTTGTGAGCAAAACGATTTATCAATTAGTTGATGAACTGCCCTCTGGCGGTATGACTGTGATGGCGTTGCGATCGCTTGATATTGTCGTTCCAGGCGAGTGGCAAAATTTGGTTGGTTTCGATAACACAATTCGCGCCGTTACAGGTGAAACAGACCCAGCTTTTATCCAACAAATTGGCGAACGCGCCGTCTATTTGTTCAACGACAAATCGCAGGGATACCAAACAGCTTTATGGCTGTATCAATCAGTCGATCGAGCTTCTTCTGCGTTGGGTGCAGCTGCTTTAGCCAACAAAGTTGGCGAGAAAGTTCCTCTGCTCGGATTTCTCGGTAACATCACTCCCAAAGCAGAAAAAGCGCAAACGATCGACCTAGCTGTTAAGTTAGTAGTTGAATTGGTTGCCTTCTGTCAAATTAACGGTATTCCCGGCGACAGCATTGGCGATTTCTTAGCATCTCTAGGCGACTACAGCGGCGAATCTTTGATGCGGATGGCGGCGCTAGTTTGCTTTGATGGTCTGATTCCTCTTGGCCCTGACTTTATCCAAATGGTTCTGTCGAGATTCAATAACATGAGTCCGCAAGAATTGGAACAAAATCAAAGTTTCCAAGGTGTCAAAGATCAGATTCCTGGCGGTAATTCTGACGGTAAACTCGGTTTTATTAACGAAAGCTTTGGTTCGGTTTCTGGATGGATGGGTGATTTTGTTAAATCTCGCGGTTTGACACCGCAAAAAGTTGCCCAGAATCTATCCAACTTTATCGAATTTAGCGATGATAAGCTGGATTATCTCGGTGCTTTCCTGGATGTGTCAACGAATTATTACGAACACACAGGCATTCAAACTTTAGCTCGTCGGTTAATTGAACGAGCTGTTGCCGAAATTTAGAAAAAAGTTGTCTTCAGGGTGCATCTCTTTCTCAGTATCCGAAAAGCTGCTATTTCAAATGGTAGATAATAGTAGTTGTGTGAAAGTGAGATGCACCCACAAGGAATCATAAAAAAGCAGGGTTCGTTCTAAATACACAAGCAATCTCCAATCTAAAATTACAAATTCCAAATCGCGATGAGTCAGACTAAACCTATTAATGAATTGGTTGATAAACTCCCGACTAGCAATGTAACCGTTTATTTGCTGCGAGCTTTGGATTCGGTTGCTCCGGGTGAGTGGGAAAACTTAGTCGGGTTTGAAAATACTATTCGCGCTGTGACAGGAGAAACCAATAATAAAACAGTGAAAAAAATACGCGATCGCGCGATCGATTTGTATAGCGATCGCTCGCAAGGATACCAGCAAGCTTTGTGGATATACCAAACCGTAGATAACGCGGATACGGCGCTGGGTGCAGCCGCAATGGCTAACAAAATTGGCGAAAAAGTCGGTTTTCTGTCTTTCTTAAACAAGCTAACTCCCAAGGCTGATACAATTCAAACTATCGATTTAGCGATAAAATTAGTAGCAGAGCTAATCGCTTTTGCAAAGATGAACGGCTCGCCTGCGATCGAGATTAGTGATTTTAAAGCGGCGTTGAGCAGTTATCATCATGAGTCTCTCATTAGAATGGCTGCTTTAGTTTGCGTTGATGGTCTGGTTCCCCTTGGCCCGGATTTTGTCTCCAAGGTACAATCAACTTTAGGTGGGCTTAATCCTTCTCTTTTACAACAAAATTCCACTTTCCAAAGTTTGAGTAATTTAATTCCGGGAGGTAGTACGGGAGATAAATTGGGCTTTATTGGCGCAAGTTTCGCATCAGTGCAAGGCTGGATGAATAATTTTGTAGGTTCTCGCCATTTAACGCCACAAATGTTTCTTGGCAATCTCAAAAAATATGTGGATATCGCTGATGATAAACTGGATTATGTCGCTGCCTTTCTGGACATGACAACCAACTACTTTGAACACACGGGTACTCAAACTGTAGCTCGGCGCTTAATCGAACGAGCTGCTTCTGAAATTTAGAGATAAAAATATGGCAACGCAAATCGCCGCACCACCAAAAGCGCGTTTAATTGAAGTGTTCTCCGCCATTCAAGGCGAAGGAATGAATGTGGGTACGCGCCAAATTTTCATTCGTTTTGCGTTGTGCGATTTGCGCTGCCATTTTTGCGATAGCGCTCATACTTGGAGCGTTCCAGAAGTTTGTCAAATTGAAAAAACGCCGGGATGGCGCGATTTTGAAACTCATCCCAATCCGGTAATGCTAACAGATTTGCTGTCATGGGTGGAAAGGCAAAATCAACCGGGATTGCACGATAGTATTAGTTTGACTGGTGGAGAACCGCTTCTTTCTGCGCCGTTTTTGGTGCAATTTTTACCAGAAGTGCGATCGCTGACCGATTTGCCAATATACTTGGAAACTGGCGGTCATCGTCCAGAGCAATTATCCCAGCTTTTGCCTTACTTGGATTCGATCGGCATGGACATCAAACTACCGAGTGTCAGCGGTGAAAATCGCTGGCAAGCTCATCAAGAATTTTTACAACTTTGTGGCAATTCACAACTAGAAGTATTTGTCAAGATAATTATTTCCAGTCAAACCAATCCAGCCGAATTAGAACAAGCTGGTGAGTTGGTAGCTTCTGTAAATCCGGCAATTCCGATATTTTTGCAACCCGTAACGGCGCTACCGGGTGAGGTTTTGGTAGTTGTTCCTGCACCCGATCGCGTTTTGGAATGGCAAGCATTGATGAAGCGTTTTGTCAAGCAAGTGCGAGTGATACCGCAGACTCACAAAATGATGAATCAGCTGTAATTTCCTTCTCTACCGATCTTCAATTAAGTGCAGATGATTCCCTCATTCCCAGTTCAGCCGTAATTTCTGGTAGGCAGATATTGCTGTTTTCCTCTTGCTGCCATTTCTCGTTCATATTGCCAACAGAAAGATCGGCGAGAGTTAACACAGGAAGCTTCAATG from Aerosakkonema funiforme FACHB-1375 encodes the following:
- the ppsA gene encoding phosphoenolpyruvate synthase, with product MLQTELYSQEQSQLEREKSLVLTFEEIRLSDVPLVGGKNASLGEMIQQLSSKGVQVPTGFATTAYAYRYFIEQAGLEKTLRQLFSDLNVDDVKNLRMRGKQARALILNTPFPEDLEEAIAEAYKKLCARYGTGESCQELDPNDQEACEKYSLDLDVAVRSSATAEDLPDASFAGQQETYLNVYGVEAVLEACHKCFASIFTDRAISYRTIKGFDHFEVALSVGVQKMVRSDLASSGVMFSIDTETGFKNAALVTAAYGLGENVVQGAVNPDEYFVFKPTLKQGYRPILEKRLGSKEIKMIYDVGGGKQTKNVSVPESERGKYALNDEEILILAKWACIIEDHYSELRGSYSPMDIEWAKDGLTGELFIVQARPETVQSQKSSSVLRNYQLKGKSEVLVTGRAVGEMIGQGKARVILDVHKIDQFQAGEVLVTNKTDPDWEPIMKKASAIVTNQGGRTCHAAIIAREMGIPAIVGCSNATGVLTNGQEVTVCCAEGEEGRVYQGLLPFEVQETQLDNLPRTRTKILMNVGNPEEAFGLASIPCDGVGLARLEFIIANHIKCHPLALIHFDKLEDESVKREIGELTALYNSKPDFFVDKLAHGIGTIAAAFYPNPVVVRMSDFKSNEYANLLGGKQFEPKEENPMIGWRGASRYYDEKYRDAYGLECQALKRVRDEMGLVNVIPMIPFCRTPDEGRKVLAEMEKYGLKRGENDLQVYVMCEIPNNVIMADRFSEVFDGFSIGSNDLTQLTLGLDRDSALVAHIFDERNEGVKEMVRLAIEKAKKNNRKIGICGQAPSDYPEFARFLVELGIDSISLNPDSVMKTLLDIAKVEGVS
- a CDS encoding universal stress protein — translated: MFRKILVAMDNSEDSKHIFEKALSLAKLTNAHLMLLHVLSPEDEGYPNMDLQPSLSYYAGRHEQIDSYLKRLKEFEERGREILRSRLAQATTAGVKAEFCQNTGNPRWSICDLARTWDADLIVMGHRDRIRLKDMGLGSVSNYVTHNAHCSVLIVQDNG
- a CDS encoding exopolysaccharide biosynthesis polyprenyl glycosylphosphotransferase, with the protein product MEESPQIQAPPRLSVLEAVAFKQNFQQLCQGSPLPSQIIIDFSQTTFMDSSGLGALVSNLKTAQQQGIQLVLRNVRPQVMAVLSLTGLNQVFTIEEISEINPPTVTRRQEFQPPVTHPSVRSWLKRVIDIVGALVGLLITALLFIPIAVAIKLNSPGPIFFGQIRCGWMGKRFRMWKFRSMCVNAEALKSTVKNQISGPLFKNDRDPRITKVGRFLRRTSFDELPQFWNVLKGEMSLVGTRPPTPDEVEKYEVPEWQRLDVKPGMTGEWQVSGRSQIRSFEDVIRLDLKYQKNWSLMYDMKLILKTIVVVFLKNSGAV
- a CDS encoding 7-carboxy-7-deazaguanine synthase QueE; the protein is MATQIAAPPKARLIEVFSAIQGEGMNVGTRQIFIRFALCDLRCHFCDSAHTWSVPEVCQIEKTPGWRDFETHPNPVMLTDLLSWVERQNQPGLHDSISLTGGEPLLSAPFLVQFLPEVRSLTDLPIYLETGGHRPEQLSQLLPYLDSIGMDIKLPSVSGENRWQAHQEFLQLCGNSQLEVFVKIIISSQTNPAELEQAGELVASVNPAIPIFLQPVTALPGEVLVVVPAPDRVLEWQALMKRFVKQVRVIPQTHKMMNQL